One Chloroflexota bacterium genomic region harbors:
- a CDS encoding nuclear transport factor 2 family protein, with translation MTMTPKSTVEMLQDMVVAFNRHDLDAFMVYFADDAVFESPRGPEPWGRRYEGKQAVREAMEGRIRDIPNVHYGQDTHFVTGDRGVSEWTLTGITPDGQRLEYRGCDLWTFRDGLVTRKDSFWKMVVR, from the coding sequence ATGACCATGACACCCAAGTCGACCGTCGAGATGCTCCAGGACATGGTCGTGGCCTTCAATCGACACGACCTTGACGCATTCATGGTCTATTTCGCCGATGACGCCGTCTTCGAATCGCCACGCGGACCGGAGCCCTGGGGACGCCGCTACGAGGGCAAGCAGGCCGTCCGTGAGGCCATGGAAGGACGGATCCGAGACATTCCCAACGTCCACTACGGCCAGGACACGCACTTCGTCACCGGAGACCGCGGCGTCTCGGAGTGGACCCTGACCGGCATCACACCCGACGGACAGCGGCTTGAGTACCGCGGCTGCGACCTGTGGACGTTCCGCGACGGCCTCGTGACGCGCAAGGACTCCTTCTGGAAGATGGTCGTTCGCTGA
- a CDS encoding HD-GYP domain-containing protein, with amino-acid sequence MTLEGRRAASRELAQVLSAKSGLGRADRTSWRALAAAALIPLTGLMALVAVRLTGGSPNPLNHLGYLPILIAAYAYGWRGALPVSLAVSVLLGPLAQWLRLPGGTEQVDAWLIRAVMFVAVGAITGVLFDRARQAALGWRTAAIEIAQRERDGMVALARGAEAKDSDTGDHIVRVQLLAEEVATAAGLRPEDAANIGWSAMLHDVGKLHIPDALLLKPGPLTADEWVLMRQHPIFGEAILSQGVGFETARRIARWHHENLDGSGYPDGLKGDRIPLEARIVRVVDAFDAITSRRPYKPARSVEWAMAELQRHAGRQFDPELVRILRDLVAANPRLLSRLIARRVSNLEQQQSLASVR; translated from the coding sequence GTGACGCTCGAAGGGAGACGGGCAGCCAGCCGCGAACTCGCGCAGGTCCTGTCGGCCAAGTCCGGCCTCGGGCGTGCAGACCGCACAAGTTGGCGGGCGCTCGCCGCGGCAGCGCTGATCCCCCTCACCGGCCTCATGGCGTTAGTCGCGGTTCGCCTGACGGGCGGTTCGCCCAACCCGCTGAACCACCTGGGCTATCTGCCGATCCTCATCGCCGCCTACGCCTACGGCTGGCGGGGGGCGTTGCCGGTGAGCCTCGCGGTGTCGGTGCTGCTCGGACCGCTTGCCCAGTGGCTGAGGCTGCCGGGCGGGACCGAGCAGGTCGATGCATGGCTCATCCGTGCCGTGATGTTCGTGGCCGTCGGCGCGATCACCGGCGTCCTCTTTGACCGCGCCCGACAAGCGGCTCTCGGCTGGCGGACCGCGGCCATCGAAATCGCGCAGCGCGAGCGGGACGGCATGGTGGCCCTGGCCCGGGGAGCGGAGGCCAAGGACTCCGACACCGGCGATCACATTGTCCGCGTTCAGCTGCTTGCCGAGGAGGTGGCCACCGCGGCCGGCCTCAGGCCGGAAGATGCGGCGAATATCGGCTGGAGCGCGATGCTCCACGACGTTGGCAAGCTGCACATTCCCGACGCCCTCCTGCTCAAGCCCGGCCCACTTACCGCCGACGAATGGGTCCTCATGCGCCAGCACCCGATCTTTGGCGAGGCGATCCTGTCCCAGGGGGTCGGCTTCGAGACCGCGCGGCGCATTGCGCGCTGGCATCATGAGAACCTGGACGGCAGCGGCTATCCCGATGGCCTGAAGGGCGACCGGATCCCGCTCGAGGCGCGGATCGTCCGCGTCGTGGATGCGTTCGATGCCATCACCAGTCGCCGGCCCTACAAGCCGGCCCGCAGCGTCGAATGGGCCATGGCAGAGCTCCAGCGGCATGCCGGCCGACAGTTCGACCCTGAACTGGTCCGGATCCTGCGCGACCTGGTAGCAGCCAATCCTCGGCTCCTGAGCCGCCTAATCGCCCGCCGCGTGTCGAACCTGGAGCAGCAGCAGTCGCTCGCATCTGTGCGCTGA
- a CDS encoding DUF2442 domain-containing protein: MTIQAVTPLDDYWVRLRLSNGQEVERGLRDALWGPVFEPLRRDYERFRTVRVRWGTIVWGRDLDIDPETLIWGGPPPRDAAARPVARLELGRQAGDEPIVQI; the protein is encoded by the coding sequence TTGACCATCCAGGCTGTGACACCACTCGACGACTACTGGGTCAGGCTGCGGCTGAGCAATGGGCAGGAGGTCGAGCGAGGTCTGCGAGACGCTCTGTGGGGACCGGTCTTCGAGCCGCTTCGCCGCGACTACGAGCGGTTCCGGACGGTTCGTGTCCGGTGGGGAACGATCGTCTGGGGACGTGACCTCGATATCGATCCAGAAACCCTGATCTGGGGAGGGCCGCCCCCTCGAGACGCGGCCGCCCGTCCGGTTGCGCGCCTTGAGCTGGGACGGCAGGCGGGCGACGAGCCCATCGTTCAGATCTGA
- a CDS encoding restriction endonuclease, whose product MADLRMTLEVVRSRVEQHSGKGIGEQNTKAVLINPILRALGWDLEDLEEVVLEYKRKAMDNPVDYALMLQRTPRMFIEAKPLDGNLNDPKWVGQIMAYATVAGVQWVALTDGNEYRIYNSHAPVPVEEKLFKKVQLSDDDVAETLQLLSKDRMQQGLIGALWHAHFVDEQVQSGMNRLLKPEPTPGLIRLVRTKAPNLGPAEIRDGLARMQVRFDFPSPPSAPVAPPSSGAPAKFPNKKAPLKVGTPWRDMTMTDLFAEGLLKPPVELKKHYKGKLLTGRIELDGQVSFGGKRYQSLSVAAGQARRTVIGSPQGRVYPQTNGWTFWHFLDYNGRWEELDQLRRRLWAKKQQS is encoded by the coding sequence ATGGCGGATCTGCGGATGACTCTTGAGGTAGTTCGATCGCGGGTCGAGCAGCACTCGGGCAAGGGGATCGGCGAGCAGAACACCAAAGCTGTCCTCATCAATCCCATCCTTCGAGCTTTGGGATGGGACCTGGAGGATCTTGAGGAGGTAGTCCTGGAGTACAAGCGTAAAGCCATGGACAACCCGGTGGACTACGCCCTCATGCTGCAGAGGACTCCTCGGATGTTTATCGAGGCTAAACCCCTCGACGGCAACCTGAACGATCCGAAGTGGGTTGGCCAAATCATGGCCTACGCCACTGTCGCTGGGGTTCAGTGGGTTGCTCTCACGGACGGGAATGAGTACCGCATCTACAACTCGCACGCGCCGGTCCCAGTTGAGGAAAAGCTGTTCAAGAAGGTCCAGTTGTCAGATGACGACGTGGCCGAGACGCTGCAGCTGCTGTCGAAGGACCGGATGCAGCAGGGGCTAATCGGAGCGTTGTGGCATGCGCACTTCGTTGACGAACAGGTGCAGTCCGGAATGAACCGCCTTTTGAAGCCCGAGCCAACTCCTGGCCTTATCCGGCTAGTCCGGACGAAGGCGCCAAACCTTGGACCCGCCGAGATTCGGGACGGATTGGCACGCATGCAAGTCCGATTCGACTTCCCATCACCACCCAGTGCGCCTGTCGCACCTCCGTCGTCGGGCGCTCCCGCCAAGTTCCCAAACAAGAAAGCTCCCTTGAAGGTTGGCACACCGTGGCGAGACATGACTATGACCGACCTGTTCGCGGAAGGGCTCCTAAAGCCACCTGTGGAACTTAAAAAGCACTACAAAGGGAAGCTCCTGACGGGACGCATTGAGCTGGACGGCCAAGTGTCTTTCGGCGGCAAACGATATCAATCGCTATCTGTCGCGGCAGGTCAGGCTAGGCGGACAGTCATCGGGAGTCCGCAGGGTCGCGTCTATCCGCAGACCAATGGGTGGACCTTCTGGCATTTCCTCGACTACAACGGCAGGTGGGAGGAGCTCGACCAATTACGGCGTCGGCTGTGGGCTAAGAAGCAGCAATCATGA
- a CDS encoding DUF3892 domain-containing protein produces MPVVTRVRMVQAPEGKHEHIAGVCTAEGTYFSRQDVASAIDAGEEWWSEAEGTHARIHKAPYCPVQGCLTFPYLTTAPDHTPTNNLENLPTC; encoded by the coding sequence ATGCCTGTCGTGACGCGGGTCAGGATGGTCCAGGCGCCCGAGGGGAAGCACGAGCACATTGCGGGCGTGTGCACGGCCGAGGGCACGTACTTCTCGCGTCAGGACGTGGCGAGCGCGATCGACGCTGGAGAAGAGTGGTGGTCAGAAGCCGAAGGCACACACGCGCGGATCCACAAGGCTCCCTACTGCCCGGTCCAGGGCTGTCTCACGTTCCCGTACCTCACGACCGCGCCGGACCACACCCCCACGAATAACCTCGAGAACCTCCCAACATGCTGA
- a CDS encoding class I SAM-dependent methyltransferase → MSSRTQRIVSDLEEGLAWQVGVWDRMSQVYRREIDSRLTPVVDQLLARAGLQPGERVLDLGTGTGAVAEKAALAVGVDGHVLAVDPSPEMLALAGRRADQASVRFQLAEGSGENIPAADGSFDVILASLSLMFVIDRAAAAQEMARVLRSGGRLVASVWAGPEHCDLVLFQRTVSQFAPPPPVRGVGPGALADPQPFLDELARVGIEARVETEMTGFDFPNLTFAWDVLAGVTAASLTPDLQRQAQQAIQDTMWPDPSQARHFSNLTQCIIGVRA, encoded by the coding sequence ATGTCCAGTCGCACCCAGCGGATCGTGAGCGACCTGGAAGAAGGACTGGCCTGGCAGGTTGGGGTCTGGGATCGCATGTCCCAGGTCTATCGGCGTGAGATCGACAGTCGGCTGACGCCCGTGGTGGACCAGCTGCTTGCCCGGGCTGGATTACAGCCGGGCGAGCGGGTCCTCGACCTGGGGACAGGGACGGGGGCCGTGGCGGAGAAGGCTGCCCTCGCGGTGGGGGTTGATGGGCACGTCCTCGCTGTCGACCCCAGCCCCGAGATGCTCGCACTGGCCGGGCGACGGGCCGACCAGGCATCGGTCAGGTTCCAGCTGGCTGAAGGGTCCGGGGAGAACATACCCGCAGCCGACGGGTCCTTCGATGTGATCCTCGCATCGCTGTCGTTGATGTTCGTCATCGACCGAGCCGCTGCTGCGCAGGAGATGGCGCGCGTCCTGAGGTCAGGCGGTCGCCTGGTCGCCTCGGTGTGGGCGGGGCCCGAACATTGCGATCTCGTCCTCTTCCAGCGGACGGTCAGCCAGTTCGCCCCTCCGCCCCCGGTTCGGGGTGTTGGTCCCGGCGCGCTTGCGGATCCGCAGCCATTCCTTGACGAGCTGGCACGGGTCGGCATCGAGGCACGCGTGGAAACCGAGATGACCGGGTTCGACTTCCCGAATCTGACCTTCGCGTGGGACGTGCTCGCCGGCGTCACCGCGGCATCGCTGACCCCGGACCTTCAGCGGCAAGCCCAGCAGGCGATCCAGGACACGATGTGGCCCGACCCCAGCCAGGCTCGCCATTTCAGCAACCTGACCCAGTGCATCATCGGGGTCCGCGCCTGA
- a CDS encoding nitroreductase/quinone reductase family protein, with amino-acid sequence MSEEPERPQRLPPRWFIRFFWVMHRAVYAITGGRIGLRKPTAENWGMMRLRTVGRRTGAERVAILGYFEDGPNLVTMAMNGWGDPEPAWWLNVQARPDVTVDLTDGSRPVHIRAAEGDERSRLWDRWAVYDKGLDELAARRSRQTQVVILEPRDT; translated from the coding sequence ATGTCTGAAGAACCCGAGCGTCCCCAACGACTCCCGCCACGCTGGTTCATCCGCTTCTTCTGGGTGATGCATCGTGCCGTGTACGCCATCACCGGCGGAAGGATCGGCTTGCGGAAGCCGACTGCCGAAAACTGGGGCATGATGCGGCTCCGAACGGTCGGCCGGCGCACGGGCGCGGAGCGGGTAGCCATCCTCGGCTACTTCGAGGACGGCCCCAACCTGGTCACGATGGCCATGAACGGCTGGGGCGATCCGGAGCCCGCGTGGTGGCTCAACGTTCAGGCTCGCCCGGACGTCACCGTCGACCTGACCGATGGATCGCGCCCCGTCCACATACGTGCCGCCGAAGGGGACGAGCGCTCTCGCCTGTGGGACCGGTGGGCCGTCTACGACAAGGGTCTCGATGAATTGGCCGCCCGCCGGTCACGACAGACGCAGGTCGTCATCCTCGAACCACGGGACACATGA
- a CDS encoding SIR2 family protein — MLDNLLSEAENEAGEVRVVPVLVSDLPFHLATLRAIIHHAGGVFLNAEEAAEEGADGPIDARIAAIVEAAIRMPRPEGGELTVRVGTDDTGRIAVEVQGATDEVLPPGLATLRGVATAVLDRRLQSATIGAIAYGEADLEPAGQIAAWSLLTEQLPRQPLGSLRTLVIFLGVGQVEYRRHLGGDVAARYRLNSAGWSRRNSRAVSVNAVVHTTNNQAPWNVFFLGAGFAASSELPLGDELRDHALADLLGDDGSATAVGLAERFHTQLVENDRLLVEERAMPRRQFVDQLTAERVLREERRWHQPAAMPTLIYFRDRNDTAVADRGEAVRMLGEWLRSDRTPPRLVLVTVNFDTLIEAEAGDMVEVFATEARFATCGDYLTEYRANGGPIPLLKLHGTITDPPSVVANVDETVLGLTASRQSSLRRLAEPADDLSPWTYVGYSMRDLDIVPVLRELGFAETVEERWVSPFPDENARRFAEVYRSDIWMRNQRANFSERTIALSADAFFTRLSELSHEGQ; from the coding sequence TTGCTTGACAACCTCTTGTCGGAGGCTGAAAACGAGGCGGGAGAGGTGCGGGTGGTCCCAGTGCTGGTTTCGGACCTTCCGTTCCATCTAGCCACGCTCCGGGCCATCATCCATCACGCTGGAGGCGTATTTCTCAACGCCGAGGAAGCCGCGGAAGAGGGCGCCGACGGCCCAATCGACGCGAGAATCGCCGCCATTGTCGAGGCTGCCATCCGGATGCCACGTCCAGAAGGAGGTGAGCTAACCGTCCGAGTCGGGACGGACGACACCGGGCGGATCGCTGTCGAAGTGCAGGGCGCTACAGACGAAGTGCTCCCGCCAGGCTTAGCCACTCTCCGTGGCGTTGCGACCGCAGTTCTCGATAGGCGCCTTCAATCAGCGACGATCGGGGCCATCGCATATGGGGAAGCGGATCTGGAGCCAGCTGGTCAGATCGCGGCCTGGAGCCTGTTGACTGAGCAGCTCCCGCGGCAGCCATTGGGCAGCCTTCGCACGCTCGTGATCTTCTTGGGGGTGGGCCAAGTAGAGTATCGGCGACATCTTGGTGGTGACGTTGCCGCACGCTACCGGCTAAATAGCGCTGGCTGGTCTAGGCGCAACTCCCGGGCGGTGAGTGTCAACGCTGTCGTCCACACAACGAACAATCAAGCCCCTTGGAACGTTTTCTTCCTCGGCGCCGGATTTGCCGCTTCGTCTGAGCTCCCTCTCGGCGATGAGTTGCGCGACCATGCACTGGCCGATCTGCTTGGTGACGATGGTTCGGCAACCGCAGTAGGCCTTGCCGAGAGGTTCCACACCCAACTCGTTGAGAACGATCGTCTGCTCGTCGAGGAGCGAGCGATGCCCCGCCGGCAGTTCGTCGACCAGCTAACGGCAGAGCGGGTCCTGCGTGAGGAGCGCCGGTGGCACCAGCCGGCTGCTATGCCGACACTCATATATTTTCGGGATCGCAACGATACGGCGGTCGCAGACCGCGGTGAAGCTGTCCGTATGCTAGGGGAATGGCTCCGATCAGACCGCACGCCGCCTAGGTTGGTGCTTGTAACGGTCAACTTCGACACGCTAATTGAGGCCGAGGCCGGAGACATGGTCGAAGTATTTGCGACCGAGGCCAGGTTTGCCACTTGTGGAGACTATCTAACCGAATACCGAGCAAACGGCGGGCCCATTCCGTTGCTGAAGCTGCATGGGACGATAACTGATCCCCCTTCGGTCGTTGCAAATGTGGATGAAACGGTGCTAGGGCTCACAGCGTCTCGCCAGTCGTCACTACGAAGGCTCGCGGAACCCGCCGATGATCTTTCCCCCTGGACCTACGTTGGCTACAGCATGCGGGACCTCGATATCGTCCCCGTTCTGCGTGAGTTGGGATTCGCTGAAACCGTCGAAGAGAGGTGGGTAAGCCCGTTCCCAGACGAGAATGCCCGCCGTTTTGCCGAGGTTTATCGCTCTGACATTTGGATGCGGAATCAGCGCGCGAACTTCAGCGAGCGGACTATTGCTTTGAGCGCCGACGCCTTCTTCACCCGCCTGTCAGAACTCAGCCACGAAGGACAATGA
- a CDS encoding helix-turn-helix transcriptional regulator: MGSPRSTQRKARVINVVDNRPLARAIGANVRRLRTAAKLTQRGLAEPRFTPAYVSALENGLAKPSMAALQYFAERLAVPIGAFLPSEPGLADRLEADLRLASGDHESALSAYRGLLDSATGERARAEILRGMAESLCRLRRGGEAIGLAAESVVIFERLHRDADLAYASYWLAYAHHLADSSAEARAILKGLLDRVRQGLDVLPEFKFRVLVALADVENWEGEHDRALAYLEEARGQVADLDDFRRAILLLNLSRSYGDVGDNEASYRAGSQALGIFKMLEARQEVASLENTLALTMLRLGNLDRARDFADQAHAHADLMLDATFLPHVLDTEAQIALARGEPEVALDKLAEAARDAEGGRNPEAAAAIHHTRARVLAAQGQTDQALVEYDLAAQAYRDLGFTGRLRPVLSEWAELFGQMGKPAEAVELYREALALKPRG, from the coding sequence ATGGGGTCTCCCCGGTCCACCCAGCGCAAGGCTCGGGTGATCAACGTGGTCGACAACCGGCCATTGGCACGGGCCATCGGCGCGAATGTGCGTCGACTGCGGACCGCGGCCAAGCTCACGCAGCGAGGGCTCGCCGAACCGCGCTTCACACCGGCCTACGTCAGTGCCCTGGAGAATGGACTCGCGAAGCCGTCCATGGCCGCGCTCCAGTACTTCGCTGAACGGTTGGCGGTCCCGATCGGCGCGTTTCTGCCCTCGGAACCGGGTCTAGCGGATCGGTTGGAGGCGGATCTCCGGCTGGCGTCAGGCGACCATGAGAGCGCCCTATCGGCATATCGGGGCCTGCTCGATTCGGCGACCGGCGAACGGGCTCGGGCGGAGATCCTGCGCGGCATGGCTGAGAGCCTGTGCCGGCTCCGGCGTGGCGGCGAGGCCATCGGTCTGGCGGCCGAATCGGTGGTCATCTTCGAGCGGCTGCATCGGGACGCCGATCTCGCCTACGCGAGCTACTGGCTGGCCTATGCACATCACCTGGCGGACAGCTCGGCCGAGGCCCGTGCCATCCTCAAGGGGCTGCTGGACCGGGTTCGGCAAGGGTTGGATGTGCTCCCCGAATTCAAATTCCGGGTCCTGGTCGCGTTGGCGGACGTCGAGAACTGGGAGGGAGAGCACGACCGCGCGCTCGCCTACCTGGAGGAGGCCCGCGGTCAGGTCGCCGACCTCGATGATTTCCGGAGGGCGATCCTGCTTCTGAACCTGTCCCGGAGCTATGGAGACGTGGGAGACAACGAAGCCTCGTACCGGGCGGGCAGCCAGGCTCTGGGCATCTTCAAGATGCTGGAGGCCAGACAGGAAGTCGCTTCACTGGAGAACACCCTTGCCCTGACCATGCTCCGGCTCGGCAACCTGGACCGCGCTCGCGACTTCGCCGATCAGGCCCATGCGCATGCGGACCTAATGCTGGACGCGACATTCCTGCCCCATGTGCTGGACACCGAGGCACAGATCGCGCTGGCCCGGGGGGAGCCCGAGGTGGCGCTGGACAAGCTGGCCGAAGCGGCGCGAGATGCCGAGGGTGGGAGGAATCCCGAGGCGGCGGCCGCGATTCACCACACCCGGGCTCGCGTATTGGCTGCCCAGGGTCAGACCGATCAGGCCCTGGTCGAGTACGACCTAGCCGCGCAGGCGTATCGGGATCTTGGTTTCACCGGCCGCCTGCGCCCGGTGCTCTCCGAATGGGCGGAGCTGTTTGGCCAGATGGGCAAGCCGGCCGAGGCGGTCGAGCTCTACCGCGAGGCGCTAGCGCTCAAGCCGCGGGGGTAG
- a CDS encoding DUF2442 domain-containing protein: MATSVRFTRARLFVALSDGREISVPLSRFPRLQGASESQRRNWKITAFGTGIRWPDIDEDIGVAGLLGIPEELVDEAAGFTIHRP, from the coding sequence TTGGCCACGAGCGTGCGCTTCACCCGCGCCAGACTGTTCGTGGCCCTGAGCGACGGGCGCGAGATCAGCGTGCCGCTGTCCCGCTTTCCGCGACTCCAAGGCGCCAGTGAAAGTCAGCGCCGGAATTGGAAGATCACGGCGTTCGGGACCGGGATTCGGTGGCCGGACATTGATGAGGACATTGGGGTGGCCGGCCTATTGGGGATTCCCGAGGAACTCGTCGACGAGGCCGCAGGCTTCACGATCCACCGCCCGTAG
- a CDS encoding DUF4157 domain-containing protein: protein MNTSDLKRARIVVVPFLLPGIAGTTVGRWVLIARGHERDKRLLAHELVHVGQWQELGAVRFVLTYLGAYVSGRLRGLGHLAAYEAIPQEREARALTAIRTEKGA, encoded by the coding sequence GTGAACACCTCGGACCTGAAGCGGGCGCGCATCGTGGTCGTGCCGTTCCTTCTTCCCGGCATCGCCGGGACGACCGTGGGTCGGTGGGTCCTGATCGCACGTGGCCATGAGCGCGACAAACGCTTGCTCGCGCACGAGCTCGTCCACGTCGGGCAATGGCAAGAGCTCGGCGCCGTGCGCTTCGTACTGACCTATCTCGGAGCCTACGTCAGCGGTCGGCTGCGTGGGCTGGGGCACCTCGCCGCGTACGAAGCGATCCCCCAAGAGCGCGAGGCGCGAGCCCTGACGGCGATTCGGACCGAAAAGGGGGCGTGA
- a CDS encoding DUF4160 domain-containing protein: protein MPEVSRFFGIVIRMNYDDHEPPHFHAEYAGSRAAIDIRSLSVLRGELPGRVLGLVIEWAVMHQAELESDWELARQQLPPHKIAPLG, encoded by the coding sequence GTGCCCGAGGTCAGCCGGTTCTTCGGCATCGTGATCCGGATGAACTACGACGATCACGAGCCACCGCATTTCCATGCCGAGTACGCCGGCAGTCGTGCGGCGATCGACATTCGTTCGTTGTCAGTGCTGCGCGGAGAGTTGCCCGGCCGCGTGCTGGGGTTGGTCATCGAGTGGGCGGTTATGCACCAGGCGGAGCTGGAGTCCGACTGGGAACTCGCGCGACAACAGCTGCCACCGCACAAGATTGCGCCGCTCGGCTAG